The stretch of DNA actgaagttatacaatatgaaaatTAATGTCATACGCATCTAATGATATTGATTTCATTTAGTAAATGTTTTTTCTAAAATTGGTCAAACTTTATAAGAATTGACTTCAGATACATTTTATAGGCAAAGTAAATAAAGACGAAGGGAGTACGCGACACGGATCTTTGGAACATGGAGACCAATGCACCCGAatctagaaaaaaaataaaaagtgtCAAGAATTTTTGAAACTTTTCTGTAACAAATACGGTCTAGCATAACCGTGGTATTCTGGGCGAAGAAATTCCCGTGGTATTCTGGGCGAAGAAATATGGTCTAGCATAAAATTTTCTGAAAGGTTTCGAGGAGGAATGACTCCCGTGGTATTCTGGGCGAAGAAAGAACAAAACCGACACTATATTAAAATTACTATTCACGTTTTTTATAATCTCAAATTTGTTTTCTTGGCCCTGGAGTCGGTCGATGATATTCCTTCGCGAAACTTTTCACACCGGTGTAATGTTTAATCATGTTTGATTTCAAaaagtttcagattttttttactttttaaAATTCTCTAAATTATTTTTTCAATTTGGGTGCAGTGTTTTCCGAGGGTGTACCTGTTTATTTTACGGTCCATTTTTTAGACATGAAAGAAGCTTCCTCGGGGAAACCCTTCCGCGGCATGGTCGTTGGTCAAATCTGGAATTAGGCGAGCACACGCAAGTACGCAACCGCCGTCCACCGGCCCGACCCGGGCATGATACTCGTGCCGCCGCCCGTACCGATCATCCGACGGCACAGCCTCGACGAGTCTTCGTCAGCTCCGacgttttcttttcttttctggtCGCGCCAGATCGCAGGCACCAACCACAGCCAGCCACGCATCCCCCCACCCCACGCGCGCCCGCCCCCCCCGCTGTCCTCCCTCCCCATACCGGCCGCTCCACCTCTCCCCAAATCCGATTGACCCCGCAACCTAGGAGCTCCGCTCCCCCACGCCTCTCGCCCCACCTCCGATCCCTCCACGGCCTCCTCCGGCGACGCCGCCAACCGCACCACCGGTCCCCGAATCTAGGGTTCCCCCGCGGCCGGATCACGCCTGGAGGCCTCCAACGATGCTGCCGTGCGCGCGGTCGGTGCTGCGGAGGAGGGGGCTGGCCCTCCTGCGCGGGTTCGCCGAGGGCGAGTGCGGCAGGGGGGAGGCGCTCGCCAATGCCAGGTGCGCGGCCACGCTGGCCGGGCTAGGCGGCGGCCGCGGCAGGGTCGGCCGCTGGGCCGATCCGCCGGCGCGCGGCGAGCCGCGCCGGTTGGGCGCGGGCTGGCCCGCGGGCGCGCAGACGAGGAGCTTCCTCGGGTGCGGCGACGGGGAGGAGGGGAGTGTCCTCTCCAAGGTCTACGAGGAGAGGCGCGTGATGGGGTAATTAATATATCAACGATGGCCCGCTTGCTCTTGGGGTGCTCTTCAGGTGACTGCCTTCTGAAATGGAAATGATTGATTCCGGTGGCTGTGTCGTCCTAGGTACTCGCCGGAGCAGATGTATGCCGTCGTCGCGGCTGTGGACCTCTACGAGGATTTTGTGCCCTGGTGCCAGCGGTCCAGGGTTATTAGACGGTATGACAACGGCTCGTTTGATGCCGAGCTCGAAATTGGATTCAAGTTCTTTGTTGAAAGCTATGTCTCTCATGTGGAGATGGAGAAGCCCAAGTATATCAAGGTGAGATTTGTGTATGTCGTCGCTCTGATAGGATAATGTAGTAGTATGAAGGCAGACAATTCAATTGTTATCACCTAATCAGATATCattgattctcaaaggattgTAGTATAAGAAAAAAATACTAACGGGGATAAAAGTTGTTCTAATGTGAGCTGTATTGCAAGTTCAATCATATTCATGACATATGTGGTAGATATCTATTCGTTTTGTAATTGCAAAACCACCATTATGATTTAGATCATTCATCACGGTGAGCTGCAATACTTTTCCAAGGGAGTATTGCTGTCACTCGTAAGAAATTGGTTCATCACTTCCTTGGATCCGCTGAATATAACACTTCTAATCTAGTCTTTTACCGGCAGTATTATTTTTCCCAGGAGCTAATCCTAAGGTTATTTGTTCATATTCATTTTATTATTTATAAATTCTTCAACCTCTTGTATTAAGGTTGTATGTTTATATTCATTTTGTTAATACGCCCACTCGCCCAGACTCTTGTGTGGCCAGACATGATATCATTGTAGCTGAACTATAAGTAGCAAACACTTATTATGTTGCAGATAGTGTTGGTAGATTCTTCAACAGTTTCCCCAACAAGACAAAATCGTTGCATACCCTCAAATACGGTATCTAACTAGCTTTACTGCTTGTATCCCAGGCAGAGAAAGAAAATGAACTAATACTAACTGTTGTTTGCCGGTTTTGGCTGGGATGGAATTAACCCGCTTGTGAATAAACTTAAGCATTTCTGAGTTATTACCAAATTCACACTTGAACTAGCCAATATGAACAGATATTGTTGTCAACTCATATCTTAGATATTCTATTCACCTGGACATTATATATTGTGTGAAACTGTCATTGCAGTGTTATAAACCTGAGATCACATCATCCATTTAAAATCAACCTAGGCGAACATAACACGGTATGCACCAAATTTTTATTATGAGTTTTTTTTAACTTGAACTTTTGATGGCTTGTGTAAATATGGGATGATTTATTTGATAAACACGACTGTAGAAGTACTTTGCCTAAAATCTTGGAGGTGCAATTGATTTTTTTAACTGAGGTGCAATTGAATTTTTTTAACTGAGGTGCAATTGAATTTTTTTAACTGAGGTGCAATTGATTTTGAGGTCATGACATTTGATCTGCTCTTGGATAACAGACTTCCTTGAGATGTACTTTAGTACTACACAAACTGGCCGAATCTCAGCTCACTTGCACGGATAGATATTACAATACATACATATGCTGTATCACTGATCATGTCATACAGTTGTATCTCATATATGGTTGTAACAGTTCTAGTACGTGTTTTTTTATCTGATTAAGCAGCGTTGTTATTATCTACACCCACCCTAATAAGTGTAGATCTGTCTCTTCGCTTTCTAATTAATGTGTGAACTTCTAGCCTTCCAGAGCAAGCTTGGTAGCTTCTTTCACTTTGTTCTAATAAATAGGATGGTCAATCTTGGATGAAAGTCTATTTATCAACTTGGATAGTCTAGGTTGCAGTCAATCTAGTGTCCCTCTTTAACTTTCAGTATTTATCACAGCGATAGGCAGTTCTCTTTGGTACACTAGTACTTTGTTTGTCATACTTTTACCATCTTTTCTCCTGAATTGAGTAGTTGCATTGTTTTTGCTTCTGACTCTATTGCTCTGTTGCAGACGACAGCGTCTCAAAGTGGACTTTTCGATCATTTGATAAACGTTTGGGAATTCAAGCCTGGTCCTGTTCCTGGAACATGTGACCTTTACTTCTTAGTGGATTTTAAGTTTCAGTCACCACTATATCGGCAGGTAAAACTTGTTTGTTATGAGTATATACACACATTAAGTGGTTTCATTTTGTTATTTTCCATCGTCCTTATCAAGCTTTTTACCACAGGTTGCTTCCATGTTCTTCAAGGAAGTTGTTTCCAAGCTGGTAGGCTCATTTAGCGATCGATGTTTTAGAATTTATGGACCTGCCGTTCCTGTGCTGGAAAAGTCTTACGGGCATGGAAGATAAACACAAATAATCCAATTTTGAAGAACCTCTTCATGGTAACTTGTCTCGGTAAACTACAATAGAGGATGACCATGCATATAGTCCATTTGTGATGTCACGGTTCCGTTAGGCAAGTGGGTCTCGAGGGAAATTGGCCAGAATTTTCACTCTTTGGCTATTTCTGCGGAGAGATTTTTTATGTACAACTAGTTTACTATCCATGTGTAACAGCAAAATGGCCACACACACATACGATTATTTGCCTGGTCAATCGGAAAGTGTAATTCGCCCTGAACTATGGGCACAAAGCGTATAAGCATGATGTATGCTTCTGATATTATGTGAACTGCAGCCTTGTGACTTCCTCGCTTGTCTTTTGAGCCATCTTCTGTTCATTTTTTACATCATGTTTCTTTCCAGCTTAGGTCTCTTTTGATTCACAGGGTTTGGGAAGTGTAGGAATAGGAGACGTACATGAATAGGATGTACTGTCCACTGAAATCATACGTCGGGTAGCAAAACAGAGAATTTTTCCATGAAGTCCAACCTCATGCTTGTTTTCCTGTGAAAATGAGCTAAGAAGTTCCTATAGGATTGATTCCTGAGGAATGCAATCCTGCGAATCAAATAACATGTAGGCCTCTGATTTACAGGATTTGCATAGGAATTTTACAGGATCGATACTCTTTGGAATTTTTCCTTTACATGTTGTTTGATTCGCAAGAGTGCATTCCTCAGGAACCAATCCTATAGGAACTTCTTAGTTCATTTTCACAGGAAAACAAGCATGAGGTTGGACTTCATGAAAAAAATCCTCTGTTTTGCTGCACGACGCAGGATTTCAGTGGACAGACATCCTATTCCTGTACGTTTCCTATTCCTACGCTTCCAAAACCCTGTGAATCAAAGGATCCCGTAAAGGGGAAATTCCAGAGGGTGTTGATCCTGTAAAATTCCTATGCAAATCTTGTAAATCAAAGGAGGCCTTAGTAGTACATGGTTTTGCTCTCTGTTGGTAACCCCTGCTGTGACTTTTTCTGTCCATTGCCGATCACTCCTGATCCTCCCTTCCTCTAATGATTTGACTGGGTTCCTTTGTGCAACCTTCCTGACCTTGGTTTACACAGTGTTTGGGATCTAGGGTTTCTTCTTATTGCATCGAATGCAAATGGGTCGCAAAATGGGTCACAGCCGTCCAGGCCTCGGAGACCGTTGGGCAGTGTAATAGCATGTGAGGTTGATTCAGTTTTCGAGCAGAACGGGCAGGAGGCAGAGTCTGATAGACTTCTTCGGAATCGACGCTCGTTGGTGAACAAGCGCCCTCGATGCGCTAGCCATAGAAACAACCTACATCGATTAGTCACGTAGTTCTTCCCCCAGATGAAATTTGCGAACAGATCCTCTGGCCAAGAGGCAAAAGCCGCTTCATAAGCATAAGCAACAGTGAGGTGTTTGTCGTTAATCCTTCGTAAACGTGAATCTGGTACCTGCGGCATTAAGATAACAGTGGCTAATAGGGAATGCAAGGATTAAAGCTCGGTGGTAGCAGCGTTGGACAGGCGTGGTTGTAATGGAAGTCATAGGTCCTCGTCGGTTAGCACGAACGCAATTGAGACGTTCGGTTTGGTGGCGTGTGAGAAGAGACTTGGAAAGTGGGCATCTAGAGTTACAGAGCCGATCCAGAGATCCGGCCAAAAGGCAGTAGAGACGCCGTTGCCAATTTTGACATGAGTGATTGAGCGAAAAAAGGAAAGACCAAACGTTAGATCTGTCCCGACGTTCGTGTGTAACCTATGAGAGTCTCCAATATAGTGCCCACCGGCCCAGCCATTGGTGTTAGCAAGCCACGTCTCCCAGGAAGCGTTGCCTGGACAGTGGATTTTACTTAGCGACTTAAGGAGGAGGCAAATGTTGTGGGTGCGTAGGCAACGAAAACCTAGACCGCCTTTGCTAATTGCGGCACAAACCTCGTCCCAAGCAACCTTGCACCGTCCCCCATTGACAGTGTCGTCACTTTCCCAAAAGAAGGTGTGGCAGCGTTTGTCGATCTCTAGAATGGTGCCAGCATGAAGAAGCATGGCACTCATGGCGTAGGTGGGGAGGGCACGAATAGCATACTTGACGAGAACCGCCCTACCGGCCGCAGAGAGAAGGTGTCCTTGCTAACCGGCCGACCGCTTATTAACCTTGGCAATCATAGGGTGGAAATCTAGAAGCCGTAGCTTATGCGTAGATAAAGGGAGGCCGAGGTAATTTTGAGGAAAAGAAGCAAATATGCAATCTGGAGAGGATGCCATAACCGTAGCAGTGTGAGGGTCTACGTGGATCAGGGCGAACGTGCTTTTCTCAAAGTTTATTGTAAGCCCAGTAGCCAAAGAGAAGTTATGCAAAATAAGTTTAAGAGATGGTCTGAGTCAGCCTTGATGATAATGAGAGTGTTATCAGCATACTGTAGCACAtgataggggggggggggggttcggaACAATTGGATGGTGCAGTAGACCTTGGTTAGAGGCATGTAAAATCATGTGTTGCAGAATGTCGGAAACAATTATAAACATGTATGGAGAGATAGGATTGCCTTGCCTAAGACCATTTTTGCATGGATCCAATTCACGGGGACACCGTCGAGAAGGATAGCCGATTTACTAGAGTTATTTAACATCATAATCCAACAAATCCAAGAGTCCGAGAGACCTTTAGACTTAAAGATCTTGCATAGATAGTCCAGGAGACTGAATCAAATGTTTTCTTAAACTCTAATTATAGAACCAGAGCCGGACATTTATGTTTGTGGCATCCTTGAACAATATCAGCAGCAAGGATGAAATTTTCCGCAATGTTACGTCCCTTAATGAACCTAGATTGGTTAGTGTGGGCGAGATCCGAAATAACCAATTGAACTCTATTTGTTAGGCATTTAGAGCAGAGTTCGATGGAGCAGTTCTATAGAGAGATCGACCGAAGGTGATCTGGCTCAGAAGTTCCTCGTTTTTTTGGGCACGAGAACAATAAAGGACTTGTTAATGCGCGTAAGGTCTATGGTGCATGAGTGAAAAGTAGATAAAAGATGCATCAGATCGTTTTTACGAGATCCCAGTTTGCTTTGTAGAATGCCGACCCAAAGCCATCTGGTCCTGGACTCGCGTTGTGTCGTTCTTGGAGAGCAAGGCCTTCTTAATCTCATTTAGGGTGAAAGGCGCACACAAAGCGTTGGACTGAGACAAACTAAGACGAGATGTCGAAACCAATGCATCAAGGTTAGGGGGCATGTCATGGGCGATCGGAGAGCCAATGATTTTTTTCTGAAGTAATCGTGCAAAGCATGATATTTGCCTAAGTGTGAGGAAACATCAACTCCATTGACGGTGATGGCTTTGATCTGGTTTTTATGTACGAATGGTGGCACAAAGGTGGACGTAATCTGAGTTCTCATCTCCGAGGGCACAGTCTTTAATTTTGGCATGTTGGCGCCAGTAAAGCGCAGAGAGAGCATTGTGTCGATGCAGCAAGAGAGCCACTTGGGTGCGCAAAGAGTGTTCAAGGGTGGATAGAGTACGGGATTGTTCTATCTTGTCAAGGAAGGTGATGACAGTTTTACAGTCTTTGGTGATCACCAAAGGGGACCTTGCCTTCTTAGCCCAAGTCTTAGCCGCGGCCCGCACCCGCTTTAGTTTAGGCACAGAGAGGCCAAGTTCTGATATGGAGAAACACTGTTCCAATTTTGA from Triticum urartu cultivar G1812 chromosome 3, Tu2.1, whole genome shotgun sequence encodes:
- the LOC125544925 gene encoding coenzyme Q-binding protein COQ10 homolog, mitochondrial, with amino-acid sequence MLPCARSVLRRRGLALLRGFAEGECGRGEALANARCAATLAGLGGGRGRVGRWADPPARGEPRRLGAGWPAGAQTRSFLGCGDGEEGSVLSKVYEERRVMGYSPEQMYAVVAAVDLYEDFVPWCQRSRVIRRYDNGSFDAELEIGFKFFVESYVSHVEMEKPKYIKTTASQSGLFDHLINVWEFKPGPVPGTCDLYFLVDFKFQSPLYRQVASMFFKEVVSKLVGSFSDRCFRIYGPAVPVLEKSYGHGR